A single Tachypleus tridentatus isolate NWPU-2018 chromosome 9, ASM421037v1, whole genome shotgun sequence DNA region contains:
- the LOC143226500 gene encoding activator of 90 kDa heat shock protein ATPase homolog 1-like gives MLFLPEFSQGMILPTKEQAKTTSNVMKVTPSKQVYTASDDNVERKAVRLDLTELNMTESFKCKAEEFFRALTIKEMVQAFTQGPCQLELTEGGKFSLFDGNVYGTFVELIPNEKIVQKWRFKNWPSGHYSDVILEIIEREDSTEVKLTQKGVPRNELEQTREGWKNYYWQSMKRVFGFGAMLF, from the exons ATGTTATTCCTTCCAGAGTTTTCTCAGGGAATGATCTTGCCAACAAAAGAACAAGCCAAGACAACTTCTAACGTTATGAAAGTAACACCTAGTAAACAA GTTTACACTGCATCAGATGACAATGTGGAAAGAAAAGCAGTGAGACTTGACCTGACTGAGCTAAATATGACAGAATCTTTCAAATGCAAAGCTGAAGAGTTCTTTAGAGCACTCACAATAAAAGAG ATGGTTCAAGCTTTTACCCAGGGTCCCTGCCAGCTGGAACTCACAGAAGGAGGAAAATTTTCATTGTTTGATGGAAATGTTTATGGTACTTTTGTTGAGTTg ATTCCCAATGAAAAGATTGTTCAGAAGTGGCGTTTCAAGAACTGGCCAAGTGGTCACTATTCAGACGTAATCTTGGAAATAATAGAAAGAGAAGATTCAACAGAAGTGAAGCTGACCCAGAAGGGGGTTCCAAGAAATGAATTAGAACAAACTCGAGAAGGATGGAAGAATTACTATTGGCAGAGCATGAAGAGGGTATTTGGATTTGGGGCAATGCTTTTCTGA